A stretch of Pseudorhodobacter turbinis DNA encodes these proteins:
- a CDS encoding sensor histidine kinase: MKPSKVTNLHIWRYVLLWALMVALALGALALFERQSLVRELTVKSGILHRLASQRADQHDAHLTSLSAIFVAGGTARQDLLLDVGATIMRFYPRIASVTVTALDPAEPTIQASPGLAAEDEALIRQMARRSTGGLQIEQMPTMPDHYLLVKRSPNTDAAQHGLALVIDAAALIQTDDPFWTRPSVSLRLLTPKGRQLIGTPETAEPGFAKPLGSASQPLILEASMAIGMADILPPRMALITALLATALFLLTFHTLRQRTRAKAAELRADLSAQETRLAHASRVNALGEMASGMAHELAQPLTAILSLAQAGRHLARRGEVARLGSVLDDTVSQAQRAADILDRLRRWSKPNRSPATACPLNEAARSVERLLARAATTARASVTLALSTAPILVNADPVELEQVVFNLVRNALDASDGARITIRTKTNGAVAILEVSDTGPGVPDDIKARIFAPFVTGRPDGTGLGLALCQRLIEEMGGEILLLPDAAETTFRLSLPLSIPQDAP, translated from the coding sequence ATGAAACCTTCAAAAGTGACCAATCTTCATATCTGGCGATACGTCCTGCTATGGGCTCTCATGGTCGCATTGGCGCTTGGGGCATTGGCGCTGTTTGAGCGGCAAAGCCTGGTGCGCGAACTCACCGTCAAAAGCGGTATCTTGCACCGTTTGGCATCGCAGCGGGCGGATCAGCATGACGCGCATCTGACCTCTCTCTCGGCCATTTTCGTCGCGGGTGGCACCGCACGGCAGGATTTGCTGCTGGATGTCGGGGCAACGATCATGCGTTTCTATCCACGCATTGCCTCAGTGACGGTGACCGCGCTTGACCCTGCAGAGCCAACGATCCAAGCGTCACCCGGACTTGCCGCCGAGGATGAGGCCCTTATCCGCCAGATGGCACGCCGTTCCACAGGCGGGTTGCAAATCGAGCAAATGCCGACAATGCCTGACCACTATTTGTTGGTGAAGCGCAGCCCCAACACGGATGCGGCGCAACATGGATTGGCGCTTGTCATTGACGCGGCCGCGCTCATCCAGACCGACGACCCGTTTTGGACGCGCCCCTCCGTATCCCTTCGGCTGCTGACCCCGAAGGGGCGCCAATTGATCGGCACCCCTGAGACAGCTGAACCGGGCTTTGCCAAACCTCTGGGCAGTGCGTCCCAGCCATTGATCTTGGAAGCCTCCATGGCAATCGGCATGGCCGATATTTTGCCGCCAAGAATGGCCCTAATCACAGCGTTATTGGCGACGGCCCTGTTCTTGCTGACATTCCACACGCTGAGGCAACGAACCCGCGCGAAAGCGGCAGAACTCCGCGCCGACCTGAGCGCGCAGGAAACCCGGCTCGCCCATGCGTCGCGCGTCAATGCATTGGGAGAAATGGCCAGCGGCATGGCGCATGAGTTGGCACAGCCTTTGACCGCTATCCTCAGTCTGGCGCAGGCCGGGCGTCATTTGGCGCGGCGGGGTGAGGTCGCGCGGTTGGGCAGCGTTCTGGACGATACCGTTTCACAGGCCCAACGCGCGGCTGATATTCTGGACCGGCTGCGGCGGTGGAGCAAACCGAACCGCTCGCCCGCCACTGCCTGCCCTCTGAATGAAGCGGCCCGCAGTGTTGAGCGGCTTCTGGCACGGGCGGCAACAACCGCAAGGGCCTCGGTCACTTTGGCGCTGTCGACTGCACCCATCTTGGTGAATGCCGACCCTGTAGAGCTGGAGCAGGTTGTCTTCAATCTGGTGCGAAACGCGCTTGATGCCTCGGACGGTGCGCGCATCACGATCCGGACCAAGACCAATGGCGCGGTGGCGATATTGGAGGTGAGCGACACTGGGCCGGGCGTGCCAGACGATATCAAGGCGCGGATATTTGCGCCCTTTGTCACCGGCAGGCCGGATGGGACCGGGCTTGGACTGGCGCTGTGTCAGCGCCTTATCGAGGAAATGGGCGGTGAGATTTTACTGCTGCCCGATGCAGCTGAAACGACGTTTCGACTGTCTTTACCCCTCTCTATCCCTCAGGATGCACCATGA
- a CDS encoding response regulator transcription factor: MTNLVYLVDDDEAVRNALSLLLETVGLAVRSYASPETFLHQAGTLLPGCLILDIRMPAISGLKLQEKLAEQSISWPTVIISGHGDIEACRRAFRNGAIDFLSKPVDEQDLIDAIQKGHAMLEADRQISAERAEATTLLNHLSAREREVLGMIAKGLTTKQIADALHLSPRTVESHRAAIAAKAGTSSAAELTRYWLEAQADP; this comes from the coding sequence ATGACCAACCTTGTCTATCTCGTTGACGACGACGAGGCCGTCCGCAATGCGCTGTCCTTATTGCTGGAGACTGTCGGGTTGGCGGTGCGCAGCTATGCCTCCCCCGAAACCTTCCTGCACCAGGCCGGTACGCTGCTGCCGGGCTGCCTTATCCTTGATATCAGAATGCCCGCGATCTCTGGCCTGAAACTGCAAGAGAAACTGGCGGAGCAAAGCATATCATGGCCCACCGTCATTATCAGCGGCCATGGCGATATCGAGGCCTGTCGGCGGGCGTTTCGCAACGGCGCGATAGATTTCCTGAGTAAACCCGTGGATGAGCAAGACCTGATCGATGCGATCCAGAAAGGCCATGCGATGCTGGAAGCCGATCGTCAAATATCGGCAGAGCGGGCCGAAGCGACGACTTTGCTCAACCACCTGTCCGCCCGTGAGCGTGAAGTGCTGGGGATGATCGCAAAGGGCCTGACCACAAAGCAAATCGCCGATGCGTTGCACCTGTCGCCCCGCACGGTTGAAAGCCACCGCGCGGCCATTGCTGCCAAAGCGGGGACATCATCCGCGGCGGAACTGACCCGCTATTGGTTGGAGGCGCAGGCGGATCCGTAG
- a CDS encoding IS3 family transposase (programmed frameshift) produces MKMTRYSEPQILAILRQAEGGVPVAELCREHGMSNASFYKWRAKYGGMDASMVSQMKVMEEENRRLKRMYADLSMQADLLKEALGKKLTRPSQRREMAETAVERRGVSIALACRAFGVSETCYRYSPKLKDENEVIADLLTGLTDARKTWGFGLCFLHLRNVKGHPWNHKRVYRIYCELELNLRIKPRKRLKREKPDVLAVPDAPNVTWSMDFMADRLGDGRAFRLLNVLDDFNREGLGIEVDFSLPAERVTRSLDRIIEWRGKPGTIRVDNGPEYISETLRKWAEKHAVTIQHIQPGQPQQNAYVERYNRTVRHEWLDQYIIESIEEAQDQATQWLWTYNNDRPNMGIGGITPAMKLRMAA; encoded by the exons ATGAAGATGACCAGATATAGCGAACCCCAGATCCTTGCGATCCTGCGTCAGGCCGAAGGCGGTGTGCCGGTGGCTGAGCTTTGCCGTGAACATGGCATGAGCAATGCGTCTTTTTACAAATGGCGTGCGAAGTATGGCGGCATGGACGCGTCCATGGTCAGCCAGATGAAGGTCATGGAGGAAGAGAACCGTCGGCTGAAGCGGATGTATGCGGACCTGAGCATGCAGGCTGATTTGCTGAAGGAAGCCCTTGGAAAAAAGT TAACGCGGCCATCTCAGCGCCGCGAGATGGCCGAAACGGCGGTGGAACGACGGGGTGTCAGCATTGCGCTGGCATGCCGGGCCTTTGGTGTCAGTGAGACCTGCTATCGTTACAGCCCGAAGCTGAAGGACGAGAACGAGGTGATCGCCGATCTGCTGACAGGGCTGACGGATGCCCGGAAGACCTGGGGGTTTGGCCTGTGTTTTCTGCATCTGCGCAACGTGAAGGGGCATCCGTGGAACCATAAACGCGTCTACCGGATCTACTGCGAGCTAGAACTGAACCTGCGGATCAAGCCTCGTAAGCGGCTGAAACGGGAGAAGCCCGACGTTTTGGCTGTGCCAGACGCGCCGAATGTGACCTGGTCTATGGACTTCATGGCTGACCGCCTCGGCGATGGCCGTGCGTTCCGCCTGCTGAATGTCCTTGATGACTTCAACCGCGAGGGCTTAGGCATCGAGGTCGATTTCTCGTTGCCTGCCGAACGGGTGACACGAAGCCTCGACAGGATCATCGAGTGGCGGGGAAAGCCAGGCACGATCAGGGTCGACAACGGCCCTGAATACATCAGCGAAACGCTGAGAAAATGGGCTGAGAAACATGCTGTTACGATCCAGCACATCCAACCCGGCCAGCCCCAGCAAAACGCTTATGTCGAGCGCTATAACCGGACGGTTCGGCATGAATGGCTGGACCAATACATCATCGAAAGCATCGAGGAGGCTCAGGATCAAGCCACGCAATGGCTATGGACCTACAACAACGACCGCCCCAACATGGGCATCGGCGGCATCACACCCGCCATGAAACTGAGAATGGCTGCGTGA
- a CDS encoding heavy-metal-associated domain-containing protein, whose protein sequence is MTTLSIPEMSCSHCKASVEKAIKSVDPTAVLDFDMVARTVAVQSDAITDAMRAALKTVGYEATAA, encoded by the coding sequence ATGACCACCCTTTCGATCCCAGAAATGTCGTGTTCTCATTGTAAAGCTAGTGTTGAAAAAGCGATCAAGTCGGTCGATCCCACGGCGGTACTTGATTTCGACATGGTCGCCCGCACGGTTGCCGTCCAAAGTGATGCCATCACGGATGCGATGCGCGCGGCCCTCAAAACGGTTGGCTATGAAGCAACGGCGGCCTAA
- a CDS encoding GlcG/HbpS family heme-binding protein: MIRTVTLIAALAFPVATFAQDLPTAPYLPLDLATKAAQAAVAACSAEGHNVSVAIVARSGVTKAVLVADNAGPHTVGSGIGKAFTSASLGRDTAGLAGFIGSAPENDGLRDMDSRLVIQAGGMPIKIGGALVGGIGVGGAPSGAIDETCARAGLDAIGAE; the protein is encoded by the coding sequence ATGATCCGCACCGTTACACTTATTGCCGCCCTCGCATTCCCCGTTGCCACTTTTGCGCAAGACCTGCCTACCGCTCCCTATCTTCCGCTTGATCTGGCCACGAAAGCCGCACAAGCCGCTGTTGCCGCCTGTTCCGCCGAAGGTCATAACGTGAGTGTCGCAATTGTGGCGCGCAGCGGCGTGACCAAAGCAGTGCTTGTTGCTGACAACGCAGGACCGCACACAGTTGGATCCGGCATCGGCAAGGCCTTTACATCGGCAAGCCTTGGGCGCGACACCGCCGGCCTGGCGGGCTTTATCGGCTCCGCGCCTGAAAATGACGGCCTGCGCGATATGGACAGCCGTCTGGTGATCCAGGCCGGCGGTATGCCGATCAAGATCGGTGGCGCGTTGGTCGGTGGCATCGGTGTCGGTGGCGCGCCTTCGGGCGCAATTGACGAGACCTGCGCCCGCGCTGGCCTTGACGCCATCGGCGCAGAATAA
- a CDS encoding ankyrin repeat domain-containing protein, which translates to MLRFLCLVASLAFSGASQAQTAPSAAEIASYTGMHLAAHEGHVDEIKRLIASGADLNARDRVGRTPAHIAAFASNDDAVSAPAKGGADMNGLENRVYDVLTIAAVANNPVLVSLAMELGNGADLITSVYDGTALIAAAHLGHHEVVALLVAGGAPLDHVNNLGWTALMEAVVLGDGGNDHIRTLQILVDAGADKSIPDRDGVIPPESKGLRK; encoded by the coding sequence ATGCTTCGCTTTCTATGTCTTGTCGCCAGCTTGGCATTTTCGGGTGCATCCCAAGCACAAACCGCACCGTCAGCCGCAGAAATCGCAAGCTATACTGGCATGCATCTTGCGGCCCACGAAGGCCATGTGGACGAGATCAAGCGCCTGATCGCCTCGGGTGCGGATTTGAACGCGCGGGACCGCGTTGGCCGGACCCCGGCGCATATTGCGGCTTTCGCCTCAAACGATGACGCCGTAAGCGCGCCTGCCAAAGGCGGCGCAGATATGAATGGCTTGGAAAACCGCGTCTATGATGTGCTGACAATCGCGGCTGTCGCGAACAATCCTGTATTGGTGTCTCTGGCGATGGAACTTGGCAATGGCGCCGACCTGATCACCAGCGTCTATGATGGCACCGCCCTTATTGCGGCCGCCCATCTTGGACATCATGAGGTCGTGGCACTGCTTGTTGCAGGCGGCGCACCGCTTGACCATGTCAACAACCTCGGATGGACCGCGTTGATGGAGGCGGTGGTGCTGGGTGACGGCGGCAACGACCACATTAGAACGCTTCAAATCCTGGTCGATGCAGGTGCAGATAAATCCATCCCGGATCGCGATGGGGTAATCCCCCCCGAAAGTAAGGGGCTGCGGAAGTAG